The Venturia canescens isolate UGA chromosome 4, ASM1945775v1, whole genome shotgun sequence genomic interval aaaaagctaACAGTCGatcattggaaaaatatatgaacaaTCACAATATAAATTACATTGTTTTTGACCCATAAGATGGTAGGTCCTGCTCGAAATCGCAATAACGTTCTAAAGattgaatttattaataatcagATGCGACAGGATGTGTAAAGTCTTGGCATTATCCCAGTGGTCAATGCTTGTACACGATACGAGAAAATAGGCAGACTCTTGGTCTGGCATATCATCCTCAGTTACCAAAATTTGTCACAGTCGGTGACGACACGAATCTCTATCTCTACGACGAGGagacgaaaacaatggagcgaGCTTTTCACGCAAGGTTCAGTATTTATCGAGTGTTATGGATCAGTCAGTCGATCTTATTCAAATTTCCGAAGGTAACATTTTTCCACACCGTGCGTCCAATaggataattttgaaaatatatacactttcaaaaataatggtaAAGTGAGTCCAACTTATTTATCCTGATGGAAAGGACAgtacgggaaaaaaaattacttaaaGGTATCGAGCGAtctctctctaaaaaaaatatgagtcgCTCGATGTCCAGAAACTTTCGATTCCCTTCTTATGGGCATGGTACGTTTTTATGCAGTGATGCACCAGATGTTATGAACGGCCACAGATCGAGAGTattttgtgcttgtttcaatcCTAAATCATCACACGAGATAATAAGCGGTGGTTGGGACAACACCATTCAGTTTTGGGACACCAGGCAACCCTATGCGATCAGAAGAATTACAGGACCGCATATTTGTGGCGAAGGTTTGGACATCAGCAAAAATGGCAAAGAGGCAAGCTATTTATTCTTGTGGTCCATAGTAACTAGCGTGGTTAGCACGTTCATTCATCCAGATTTAAAATAGATTctttatttccaaaaaaatttagtCAATTTTAGTTAATTGTCAAAAGGATACTTTTGACATAAATCAGATAAAAATATGTTGTTAAGAGCCCATACACAATTTGTGTATTtgtgtaatgaaaaaaatcgtattgaaGATTCTCACCAGTGCGTGGTCGAAGACGAATTCCCTTCAGCTCTGGGACTACGGTTTAGGAAAATTAATAGTGACCCTTGAGCCAGATTCTTTGTCCAGTCAATTATACACCGGGAAATACATCAATAGTCTGTTCGTCGCAACTGGAGGCTGCGAAAACAATCTTTTCCGAATAGTTGATCTCCGTTCGCATTCCGTAAGAACTTCTGGGAAATTGTGATTGTTAAAATCTTATACCGACCTTTCTGAGGAGCCAGAAAATTCACG includes:
- the LOC122409682 gene encoding WD repeat-containing protein 5 homolog; the protein is MSLCLCTKASAYEREREREICRERCHGRKRVGLEAAAAAAAFLVMAERTSRLSKVDNTRDKLLSLRDNEVGSSKAQKVSYSLTKPFVSGSESVANTTTADTRNAIRVSGPLHISSEVEGTHDILCVSYTETCDFIAVGLTDGTVRLVKVSSSEYTSTLRDTEMQQNPGPTTAIKHRPVHKTHPITQTLLVTYATGCVKSWHYPSGQCLYTIRENRQTLGLAYHPQLPKFVTVGDDTNLYLYDEETKTMERAFHASDAPDVMNGHRSRVFCACFNPKSSHEIISGGWDNTIQFWDTRQPYAIRRITGPHICGEGLDISKNGKEASYLFLWSIVTSVVSTFIHPDLEPIHNLCICVMKKIVLKILTSAWSKTNSLQLWDYGLGKLIVTLEPDSLSSQLYTGKYINSLFVATGGCENNLFRIVDLRSHSVRTSGKL